Genomic window (Vibrio pomeroyi):
CTTTCAACTCAGGAACACTTTTTGCGAGCTCAGGGAAGAAGATATCAACTCCCATATCCCATTGTTTATCAAGCTCACCCTGCGCCTTAATCGAGTTCACCCCGTGAGCCAAGCTCAAACCGCTGGTTTTCAATTTAGGTTCACCGCTCGCGCTGCGATCTGACGCTGACAACTGGCCTTCGATATCCAGAGGGTATTCTCGCAAGATCCCTTCAATATCTAACTTAGGCAGCTCAATTGCCCAACCACCCGCTTCGGTCAACTCACCCGAAGTAACGATGCTCCCGCTAATGTTACCTTCAGCTTCTGGCCATTGTAGACCCGGCTGAATATCCTTCAGCGTCACATCGGCTTGCCAGTTAACAAGCTTCTTCCAGTTCGCTTTAACCACACCATTGAGTTCCCCACCCAGCGTGTTCAGTTTTAAGCGCTCAAGTTCAATCTGTTCTGTGGTGCCCTTGCCCTCTAGGTCGATGGTTAAGGCAGGTATCTCCTTACCATCCGCTTCACCTTTGAGCTGCACATTAAAGCCATCTAATGAGCCATCAGCCTTGAAGCGCTCAATTTCAGCTTGGTAATCACTTTTACCTGTTAGGGGCCATTGTGCTTGGCCATCTTCTAAAAGAAGGTCAAATGGCAGAGTCGGCTCTAAGGGTTGAATTTCCCCAGACAATTTTGCCTCAATCAATTCAGAAAACTGAGACTCTAGGTTTAGCTTAGCCACACTGCCTTGTGCTTTCAGTGATAACTTCTGACCCGCAAGATCGGTTTCTTTCACTAATGCATCTAAAGAAAGATCTAGCGGGTAGCCGTCTTTAAGCTCAACTTTAGCCGCAAGGTTCGCGCTTGCTTGTGGCATATCGAGTTCAAGAGTGGACACTTCGACCGTGTTTTTACCCGCTCGGACTTCAAGTCCAAGGTGGTTCACCACAATCGGAGTTTCTTGTTCTAAGGTGAAACGGTTGAGGTCAAAACGCTCCAGCACAACCTGTAACGGAATCCAGACCTCAGGCAGCTCAATTGCTGTTTTCACCGCAGGCTCTGGTTCAACTACTTCTGGTTTTGGCTCTTCAGTTGATTCTGCGAGTTTAACTTTCAGATCATTAAATAAGGTTGGCGATACCGTCAGCTTTTCACCCTGCATACTCAAAGCCGTTGAAAACAAACCCCACTCGATTTCATGCCCTAGAATATTCAGTTTGATATCAGACAAAGCAATACGGTTGATCACGATTGGTAGCGGTGTTTTCACCGATGTCACTGGCGGAGTCGGTTCAGTTTCTTCTTCAGAGGCTGGAGGTAATTCCGTAAATGCGAAGTCCAAACCTTGAATCGCTAAGCGGTCGACACACAACTTAGGGTCGAGTAAACAGCGAGGATTAATAGCCAAGTTCAGCTTTTGAACCTTGGTATCGATATGTAGGCTGTCATCTTTAAACTGAACGTTATTAAGCGTGAAACTTGGGAACAGAGCCCCTTTGGTGCTCTCCACTTTCAGTTGTGGCAATGCTTTTTCAGCGCCCCACAGCACTGTGTTCAACCCTGGATTGGTGAACAATACAAAACCGAGCAGGGCTATCAACAACAGCAAAATAGACGTCAATGAAATCGACGTCCACTTAATGCATTTGCCCATCACTTTGATCATAATTCTGGCCCTAAACTAAAGTGCAGTTGGAACTCATCGCCTTTCTTCGCATCTAGACCCCAAGCAAAATCTAAACTCACAGGACCGACAGGCGATGCCCAGCGAACCCCGACGCCAGTACCGCGTTTCCAATCTGGCTTATCATTAAATGCATCACCAATATCGTAGAAAGCTGCGCCCCACCAATTTCCAACTAATCGGTATTGGTATTCAAATGAGCTGGTAGCAAGGAATTTTGCACCTGTTAGTGCGTCACTTTCATCACGAGGAGATATGGATTCGTAACCATAGCCACGAATGCTGTTATCACCACCCGCAAAGAACCTCAGAGAGGGTGACAGCTTCTCAAATTCATCGGCAAAGTTACCGCCGAATTGAAGTCGAGTTAAGCCACGATGATTGTTACCAATGCTTCGAATCCAGGCCGTTTGTCCTTGGAAACGAACCACCTTGGTTTCAGACAACAAGGTGTCATCACCCGCTTCAAGCATGATGGTTTGTTTATCACCCCACATTGGCATTGAGCCACCACGAGTTCGAGTTCGTGAGAAAGAGATACCCGGCAATACGAACTGCGCCAAGTCATCTTGCAAACCTTGCTCATAGTTCTCGACCAAGTATCGAATGAACACAGTACGTTGCCAGCCATTATCCAAGCGCCAATATCTTTCTAAGGCTAAGTTCGACTCCAAACTTTTGGTATCACGGTTGTCTAGATTCTTCATTCCGTACTTAATTTGATAATAGTCATTAAGCACGTCGTCCAACGGGATTTTATAGGCTGCGGTAATCGTCTGTTCTGGTTTGGAGATCGATAAGCTGCTATTGAAGCTATGACCTTGAGCATTAACCCAAGGTTTCTTCCATTTGAGGGTACCTTTTACACCAAGGTCGGTTGATACACCGATACCCGTTTCGATTTGGTTACGCGCTTGCGGAGCCAGGCTCACCTTCATCGGAATTTCACGGCCTTCACCCAACTGGCTTAAGTCAGGTTCAACAAACACCGAAGAGAACCAATCCGTATTAGACAGGTTTTGGTTGTACTCACCGACTTTGGTGATGGAGTAAGGTTCGCCATCTTCAAAGGGTTTAAGCGATTGCACTCTATCGTCTTCGATTTGGCTGCCCGTCACCTGTGTGGTGCCAAAGTGATAGCGGATACCACTGTTATAATGAAGGCGCACATAAGCACGGTTTAATTCAGGGGCAACTTCGAGTTTGCTGACCTCATACGAGCCATCAAAGTAGCCTTTCGCTAGTCCAAGGTTACGTATCGACGATTTTAAAGAGTCATAGTTACCGTGATTCAGGATAGAACCTTTAGACAGGTTACTCTTGGCGATTAACGCCAGAAAGTCGGGATCGTCTTCGGCTTCACCACTCAGCACAATATCTGAAGTGTAAATAACAACAGGCTCCCCCTTATCAACCGTAACGGTCAATTCGGTGTCGTCTTCAGAGTGAGTGAAAGTGATCGTCGGTTGGTAGTAGCCTAACGCATTCAACGCTTCTTTTATCATAGATTCCACGCGAGATTGGAACCTTAGCGAAACTGCATACTCTTCTTCAGGGACTGCACTCAGATAAGCATCAACATTATCCTCAAGCGCTCCATCTAGCCCTTTAATTTCAAGGGAAACGTCAGCGAAAGCGAGCGTCGATGACAGTAGAGTGCCAATCAGAACTGGTAAAGTTTTTCTTATCATGTTTAATTAGTGAAGAAGTTATCAATACGTTAATAAGTGAAAAGAAATAATACCGCTAAAAAGGCATTGAGTCTGTAATAAATCTGGTAATAACGCGGTCTAATTTAAAGACTTAATCAATATAAACCAACAGTTAATATGAGCCTACCGTTCATAAAGCCAACGCGGTAAACGTATGCGAAAAGGAATATAACATGCTAAACAAACAACAACTGGTTTCTGCAGCAACCGCATTACCGGGAAATGCTGATCCAATCCAAATTACTGAGCGCCACTTCGTCAATCAAACTGACTTACTCGATGCTCCTACAGGTTCCCAACAAGAAGTCCTGCTTGGTATGGGATGCTTCTGGGGAGCTGAGCGTTTGTTTTGGCAATTAGATGGCGTGATTTCAACATCCGTTGGCTACGCGGGCGGATACACAGTCAACCCAACTTATGAGCAAGTGTGTACTGGCCAAACGGGACACACCGAAGTCGTTCGTGTCATTTTCGATAGTGAACAAACCTCTTTAGCTCGAATACTAGAGACTTTCTGGGAGCGTCATGACCCAACTCAAGGCATGCGCCAAGGCAACGATTTAGGAACTCAATACCGCTCCGCTATCTACACTTTCAGCGAAGAGCAACAGTCTATCGCCGAGCACTCTAAGCAAGAGTATCAAAGAGCAATGACTGAATCTTTAGGCAACGAGATCACAACGGAAGTTCTACCTGCGGGAAAATATTTTTTTGCTGAAACCTACCACCAGCAATACTTAGCTAAAAACCCTAACGGTTACTGCGGACTAGGTGGAACAGGGGTTTGCTTCCCACCACAATAGAGGGCAGTTAGGCACCCTACCTCAAACGATATCCATTAAAAAAGGGCTTCCATTAGGAAGCCCTTTTCGTTGTTAATCTATTTGAAGCAAGACCAATCAATAAAGCTCAGTTACATCGGCAGAGCTGCAATCGTGCCGTTCACTTCTTTAAAAATAGTAAGCTTTTGTTTGTCAGACACTTCAGGAAGAAGCACCTTGCCGTGGTCGAAGCGAAACTCTCCAACACCTTCGATGGCAAACTGGCCCTTGAACAGGACTTTAACGAAACGCGCCACCTGATGTGGGCGGTAAGTAGAAAATTTTCTTAACATAATACAACCTCAATTCCATTTGAGTACTACAGTCACGCACCTGAACACCACCGCATTCAAAGCACATTTAATCGCTAATTCCTTTAGCAAACAGCAAGATAATCTATTGTTCATCTTGATATTGATGCATTATACCTTTTGATAACAAGCCCGCAACTTATTTCTACATCGTACGATAAAAAGTTAAAGAGGCATTTTTCAAATTTCATATTATACTTCCAGTGCAAACCAATAAGCGGAACAAAAATATAATGAAAAACAAAACTCTACTGGCTTTTCTAGCCGCAGCCTCTCCACTCTTCGCCAATGCTCACAATCTATCTGTAGGTTCAACTCTGCCTGCTGTCGATGTTAGCAACTATGGTGAAATCGTTCTAAACGACGGCAATACCGGATATCAAGCTTGGGCAACCAGCAATCTCCTAGGTAAAGTTCGCGTCGTTCAAGCTATCGCTGGCCGTAGCAGCTCTAAAGAGCTCAACGCACCATTGATGGCAGCCATCACTGCATCGAAGTTCTCAGAAGACAGCTACCAAACCACCACCATCATCAACCAAGATGATGCTATCTGGGGTACGGGTTCTTTTGTTAAATCGTCAGCAGAAAGCAGCAAAGAAGAATTTCCATGGTCTTCTATGGTGTTAGATGAAGATGGCACCGTTGCTTCATCTTGGGCTCTGAAAGAAGAGAGCTCAGCGATTATCGTTCAGGACAAACAAGGAAAAATCTTGTTTGTTAAAGAAGGCGCGCTTAACGAATCAGAGGTCACGCAAGTCATTGAATTGATTAAAGCGAGTCTTTAATCAGATATTCACCTCTTTTTCGAGACCTTATCAAAGGATATTGTTATATTGTAACAGTATCCTTTTTTAATTCTGTGGTTAATCATCCTCATGTGGCAAGACACACCCAACAATGTGAAACGCAAAACAGGCTTCTTGCTTGGGCTGATGCTCATGCTAAGCGTGTTAGCCGCAACACACATGGTGGACATTGACCCGGAGCACCACACCTCGCATCACTGTGAGCTGTTTTCGATAAATCAGTTCATTACTGCGCACTCACTGCCACAAGTTCCAGAGTTTCATTCAGAGTTTACTGCCGTTGTCACAGAGTCAGTAACCTCACTACAGCGCCTCTATTTCGCCTATTTAGCGCGCTCTCCTCCTGTCAAAAACACTTAATTACCACTACTTTTTAATTAACCTTTATTCAGGAAACAAAACATGAAACCTTCTATTTTAGCCGTTGTTATCGGCATGACTGTCTCTACTAGTGTTCTAGCAAACGAAGAATTCCGCTCTCATGGTGCGCACGTACATGGTCAAGTTGAAGTAAACATCGCTCAAGATGGACAAGAACTGCTTGTTGAAGTAACAGCGCCAGGTGCCGATGTGGTTGGCTTTGAACATGCTCCAGAAACTGCTGAGCAAAAGAAAGTGTTTGAGCAGGCTATCGCACAACTGAACAAGCCAGACGAGCTGTTTAGCTTTAACAATGCGAGCTGTACTCTGAAATTTAAATCAGTGACTAACACGCTAGAGGGCGATCATGATGAGCATGAAGGCCATGATCACGCTGAACACGGTCATGATGACCACAAAGACCATGACCACGCTGAACACGATCATGACGACCACAAAGACCATGACCATGCTGAACATGATCATGATGACCACAAAGACCATGACCATGCTGAACACGATCATGACGACCACGAAGGTCACGACCACCACGACCATGAAGGCCATGACCACTCAGAAGGTGGCCACGGTGAGTTCACTGTTGAGTACCACTATGAATGTTCAGATGTTGCTAAGCTAGACACAGTTAGCACTCAGTGGTTCTCTAAGTTCAGCAACACTGAAAAAATGACGGTGAACCTACTAACAGACACTGCTCAGGTGCAAGAAGTACTTAACGCAGAGCGTATTAGTTTCCGATTCTAATCACTCCTAGATCGGATTAAACGTAAATAAGCAGCCAAGTAAGTACCTACTTACTTGGCTGTTCAAATCGGTGTGCTCTAGGGAATTTATGCTGCTAATTGCTGTCCAGTAGATACACCGCTTTAATTATTGGAGCTCGCATGTCTTCTGACAGTTCATCACTTGTGGTCAAACTCGAAAATATTAGCTTTCGTTGGAAGCCTGAATTACCACCAACACTAGAGATCCCTTCTCTGTACATCCAAGCTCAAGAGCACCTTTTCATAAAAGGGCCAAGTGGTTGTGGCAAATCTACATTGCTAGGGTTGCTGACTGGAATCAACCAAGCCGAGCAAGGTGAAGTCTCTATCTTAGGCCAAGACCTGACTCAACTTACACCTCGTCAAAGGGACAAATTCAGAGCCGACCATATAGGTTATATCTTCCAACAATTTAACCTGCTTCCTTACCTATCAGTCATCGACAACGTGACGCTTCCTTGCCAGTTCTCAACTATTCGCAAGCAACAAGTCACAGAAAGTAAGAACAGCCTGCAAGCCACAGCTCAAAACCTATTGTTACGACTAAAGCTGCCTCAAGCTCTAATGGATAAACCTGTTACTGAGCTGAGTATTGGCCAACAACAACGTGTCGCCGCAGCCCGTGCCCTAATCGGCCAACCTAAAATCATCATCGCAGATGAACCAACATCCGCATTGGATCATGACAACCGAGAAGCCTTTATCGAATTGTTGCTAGAACAAGCCAATCAAGCTGGTTCTACTCTTATCTTCGTGAGTCACGATCCAACACTCGAAAAATTGT
Coding sequences:
- a CDS encoding autotransporter assembly complex protein TamA; its protein translation is MIRKTLPVLIGTLLSSTLAFADVSLEIKGLDGALEDNVDAYLSAVPEEEYAVSLRFQSRVESMIKEALNALGYYQPTITFTHSEDDTELTVTVDKGEPVVIYTSDIVLSGEAEDDPDFLALIAKSNLSKGSILNHGNYDSLKSSIRNLGLAKGYFDGSYEVSKLEVAPELNRAYVRLHYNSGIRYHFGTTQVTGSQIEDDRVQSLKPFEDGEPYSITKVGEYNQNLSNTDWFSSVFVEPDLSQLGEGREIPMKVSLAPQARNQIETGIGVSTDLGVKGTLKWKKPWVNAQGHSFNSSLSISKPEQTITAAYKIPLDDVLNDYYQIKYGMKNLDNRDTKSLESNLALERYWRLDNGWQRTVFIRYLVENYEQGLQDDLAQFVLPGISFSRTRTRGGSMPMWGDKQTIMLEAGDDTLLSETKVVRFQGQTAWIRSIGNNHRGLTRLQFGGNFADEFEKLSPSLRFFAGGDNSIRGYGYESISPRDESDALTGAKFLATSSFEYQYRLVGNWWGAAFYDIGDAFNDKPDWKRGTGVGVRWASPVGPVSLDFAWGLDAKKGDEFQLHFSLGPEL
- the msrA gene encoding peptide-methionine (S)-S-oxide reductase MsrA encodes the protein MLNKQQLVSAATALPGNADPIQITERHFVNQTDLLDAPTGSQQEVLLGMGCFWGAERLFWQLDGVISTSVGYAGGYTVNPTYEQVCTGQTGHTEVVRVIFDSEQTSLARILETFWERHDPTQGMRQGNDLGTQYRSAIYTFSEEQQSIAEHSKQEYQRAMTESLGNEITTEVLPAGKYFFAETYHQQYLAKNPNGYCGLGGTGVCFPPQ
- a CDS encoding DUF1107 domain-containing protein, coding for MLRKFSTYRPHQVARFVKVLFKGQFAIEGVGEFRFDHGKVLLPEVSDKQKLTIFKEVNGTIAALPM
- a CDS encoding YtfJ family protein, whose protein sequence is MKNKTLLAFLAAASPLFANAHNLSVGSTLPAVDVSNYGEIVLNDGNTGYQAWATSNLLGKVRVVQAIAGRSSSKELNAPLMAAITASKFSEDSYQTTTIINQDDAIWGTGSFVKSSAESSKEEFPWSSMVLDEDGTVASSWALKEESSAIIVQDKQGKILFVKEGALNESEVTQVIELIKASL
- a CDS encoding DUF2607 domain-containing protein; the encoded protein is MWQDTPNNVKRKTGFLLGLMLMLSVLAATHMVDIDPEHHTSHHCELFSINQFITAHSLPQVPEFHSEFTAVVTESVTSLQRLYFAYLARSPPVKNT
- a CDS encoding DUF2796 domain-containing protein, producing the protein MKPSILAVVIGMTVSTSVLANEEFRSHGAHVHGQVEVNIAQDGQELLVEVTAPGADVVGFEHAPETAEQKKVFEQAIAQLNKPDELFSFNNASCTLKFKSVTNTLEGDHDEHEGHDHAEHGHDDHKDHDHAEHDHDDHKDHDHAEHDHDDHKDHDHAEHDHDDHEGHDHHDHEGHDHSEGGHGEFTVEYHYECSDVAKLDTVSTQWFSKFSNTEKMTVNLLTDTAQVQEVLNAERISFRF
- a CDS encoding ABC transporter ATP-binding protein yields the protein MSSDSSSLVVKLENISFRWKPELPPTLEIPSLYIQAQEHLFIKGPSGCGKSTLLGLLTGINQAEQGEVSILGQDLTQLTPRQRDKFRADHIGYIFQQFNLLPYLSVIDNVTLPCQFSTIRKQQVTESKNSLQATAQNLLLRLKLPQALMDKPVTELSIGQQQRVAAARALIGQPKIIIADEPTSALDHDNREAFIELLLEQANQAGSTLIFVSHDPTLEKLFTRTIDLKTVNQAKVVV